The region TCCTGCGCGGCTGCCGCGGCGGTCTCGTCGATGGGAGCCCAGCCGAACTGCTGCACGTGGTCGCTCGCGACCTCGAGGTCGCCCCACTTGCACATGACGCCGCCGTCGACCTCGGTGGCGCCGATGCGGAACACGTCGGCCTGCGCGGTCCAGCCGATGTCGTCGAAGTTGGCGACGGCCGCGTCGCTGATGATCGTCTCGCACGTCGGATCGGCGTTCGCCGCCGGTTCGCCGGTCGGCTCCGCCGTCGGCTCCGCGGCGGGTGTGTCGACGGTGGGAGCGGTCGTCGGGGTCGACTCGGTCTCGGGGGCGGGCGAGGAGCACGCGCTCACGAGTGCGACGGTGCCGGCGAGGAGGAGTGCTGCGCCGATGCGGGTGAGGGGACGGTTCATAGCGGTCTTCCGGGTGGGGGGAGGGAAGTGCAGGGCGGGGGATCAGTCGGTGCGCAGGAGCGCGAGGTAGTCGTCGTGGAGGATGCCGTTGGTCGCGAGCGACGAGCGCGTCGAGATCGTGTCGACCCCGTCGATGTCGGTGAACCGACCGCCCGCCTCGCGCACGATCGGGACGAGGGCGGCGATGTCGTACTCCTTGACGCCGAACTCCGCCACGAACTCGAGACGACCTTCGGCGAGGAGCATGTACGGCCAGGCGTCGCCGTAGCCGCGGTCGCGCCAGACCGCGCGCGAGACGCGCAGCAGGTCGTCGACGCGGCCGACCATGTCCCACTGCTCGATGCTCTGGAAGCTGATGCTCGACGCGTCGAGGGTGTCGACGGCCGACACGGCGAGCCGGCGGCTGCCGCCCGACGGCGTGTTGGTCCAGGCGCCGAGTCCCTCGGCGGCCCACCAGCGGCGGCCGATGGCCGGCTGGCTTGCGACGCCGACGCGCGGCACGCCGTCGATCGACAGGGCGATCAGGGTCGTCCACATGGGGATGCCCTTGAGGTAGTTCGCGGTCCCGTCGATCGGGTCGATGATCCACTGCCGATTCGACTCGCCCGAAACTCCGAACTCCTCGCCGAAGACGCTGTCGTGCGGCCGCTCGGCTTCGAGGAGTGAGCGCAGAGCACGCTCGGTCGCGAGATCGGCCTCGGTCACGTGCGTCGCATCCGCCTTGGTGCTCACCTCGAGGTCGGCGGCGTCGAAGCGCGCCATCGCGGCCGCATCAGCGGCATCGGCGAGACGCAGGGCGAGTGCGAGATCGGCGGAGAGATCCTCCCCGAACGGCGCGTCGGACGGCGCGGGCGCGGTGGGGGAGGTCACGACACCAGGATATCCGGCGCACAGTGGCCTCGATTTCTCATTACCCAATCGTGATGGTAACGTTGATCCTCGTTCGCCACGGCGAATCGAAACGCACCTCTAGCTCAATCGGCAGAGCAACTGACTCTTAATCAGTGGGTTCAGGGTTCAAGTCCCTGGGGGTGCACTGCACCAGGAGAAGCGGTCCCGAGAGGGGCCGCTTCTCCTGTTTTCGCGGTGGTTCGGGCGGGGACGGTTGCCGTCAGGCGGCGTCTCCGACGAGGATCGCTGCGGCTTCGTCTGCGGCATCCGCGTCACGTGCATCGATCCGTGCGAGACGGCTGCGACCGATGACGAGCGTCGCGGCGGCGAGGATCACGGCGACGGCGGCGAACAGGTACGGGACCGTCGGGCCGAACGCGTGCCAGAGGAGCGCCGCGAGCGGGGGAGCGGCGGCTCCGCCGAGGAAGCGCACCGCCGAGTACGCCGAGGATGCCACCGCGCGCGGTTCGTCGGTAGCCTCCATGACCGACTCGGTCAGCACGGTGTTCATCACGCCGAGCAGCAGTCCGCCCACGACGATGAAGGCGACGAGCGCGGCAGGAGACCACACGAAGACGCCGGCGGCGATCAGGTCGGCCGCGAGCAGCGGCAGGACCGCGATCATCACGCCGGTGCGGGTGAAGCGGCGCAGGAGCAGTGGCGCCACCCACACGCTCGTGACGGCGAGCGCGACGCCCCATCCGAAGAACGTGAGGCCGATGCCGAGCGCGCCGAAGCCGAGGGGGAACGGCGAGAACGCCAGGAGCACGAAGAAGCCGATGTTGTAGAACAGCGCGGTGATCGCGAGGATCGCGAGCGTCGGGTGCCGCAGCGCACGCAGCGGCGCCGACAGCGGCGTGGGCGTGCGCTTCTCGTTCGGTGTGCGCAGCAGCACCAGCACCGCGACGAAGGCGATCGCCATGAGCGCGACGACGCCGAAGAAGGGGCCGCGCCAGCTCACCTCGCCGAGGATGCCGCCGAGCAGCGGGCCGATGGCGATGCCGAGTCCGAGCGCGGCCTCGTAGAGCACGATCGCCGCGCCGCTTCCGCCGCTCGCGGCGCCGACGATGGTCGCGAGCGCCGTCGAGATGAAGAGCGCGTTGCCGAGCCCCCACCCCGCGCGGAACCCGATGATCGCGTCGACCGAGCCGCTGAGCGCGCAGAGCAGGGCGAACACCACGATCAGCGCGAGTCCGATGAGCAGGGTGGCCTTCGCTCCGATGCGGCTCGAGATCCAGCTCGTGACGAGCATCGCGAGACCGGTCACGAGCAGGTAGCTCGTGAAGAGCAGCTCGGTCTGCACCGCGCTCGCCTCGAGCGACTCGGCGATCGCGGGCAGGATCGGGTCGACGAGACCGATCCCCATGAAGGCGACGACGCACGCGAAAGCGACGGCCCACACCTGCGAGGGTTGACGCCAGACGCTCGCACCCGTGGCCGCGCTCACTCGGCCACCTCCACGACGAGGGAGGTCTTGCGCGCGAGGACTCCGGCCGTGATGCGCAGCGCATCCCACTCAGTCGGTTCGAGGTCGTCGAAATGGGGCGAGAGCGCGGCGGTCAGTCGGAGCAGCCAGGTCTGCAGGGCCTCGAGGCCGAGGGGCGTCGCTGCGACCACGGAGGCGCGCGAGTCGGCGGCATCCGTCGCCTTCTCGACGAGCCCCGCCGCATGCATCTGCCGGACGAGGCGCGTCATGCCGGGCTGGGTCACCCGGCTGAGGCGCGCGAGCTCGCCGACGCGCAGCGCGCCGTGATCGCGGAGGATCGTGAGGGTGCGCCATTGCGCGGCGGGGGTGTCGCTCGTCGTCTCGAGCGCGGCGATGCGCGTGAGCGCGTGCGCGGCGACGATCAGGGTCTCGATGTCTTCGTCATGTGTCACGCGAAGAACATACCAGAGATATATATCATCGGTATCGAATCTGCCTCGATCGCGATTCGGTAACGAAACGCGTGTGCGACCGCGTCGACTTGACCAGACCGGCTCGGACTTCCTACATTGCAAATACCTGAATCAGATTTCAGGTTTTCCTTCCGGACACACGACCTTCCAATGGTGAAAGGCACGCGCATGCGGGTTACGAAGAAGTTGCTCCTGGGGTCCGTGGTCGCCACGGCCGCCCTCGTCCTGGCGGCGTGCGCGCCGCAGACCGACGCCCCGAGCGGGGGCGACTCCGGCGACGCCGGGCCCGCAGAGATCACTGTGGGAGTCGTCACGAGCGAGACGGGTCCGCTCGCCGGCTACGGCAAGCAGTACCTCGACGCCTTCCGGGCAGGCCTCGACTACGTCACCGACGGCACCGGCGAGGTGGGCGGAACCGCGATCACCGTCGAGTACCGCGATGACGCCGGCGACCCCGACAAGGCGGTCACCGTGGTCAAGGAGCTCATCGGCTCAGGCGTGAACATCATCGCCGGCACGGCATCGTCGGGCGTCGCGCTCGCCGTCGCCGAGCAGGCGGAGCAGAACGAGGTGCTCTACATCGCGGGCCCGGCGGCAGCCGACGCGATCACCGGCATTAACGACTACACGTTCCGCTCCGGACGCCAGAGTGCGCAGGACGTCGCTACCGCCGGAACCTTCCTCGACGACATCGAGGGCAAGAAGATCACCGTGTTCGCACAGGACACGGCGTTCGGACAGGGCAACGCCGCCGCCGTCGAGGCGATCCTCGGCGCGCAGGGCGCGACCGTCGACTCCGTGCTCGTCGCCGAAGACGTGACCGAGTTCACGCCGTTCGCGCAGCAGGTGCTCACCGGTGCCCCCGACCTGGTGTTCGTGGCGTGGGCCGGCGCGACCTCGGGAGCGATGTGGCAGGCGATGAGCCAGCAGGGCGTGCTCGACGCGATCCCCGTCGTCACCGGTCTCGGCGACGCCGCCACGTTCGGCGCCTACGGCGAGGCATCCGAGAAGATCGACTTCCTCAACCACTACTTCCCGGGCGCAGCCGACAACGAGGTGAACACCGCGATGATCGAGGCGATCGAGGCGGCTGGCGGCACGGCAGACCTGTTCAGCCCCGACGGCTTCAACGCGGCGATCATGATCGCCCACGCGGTCGAAGAGGGCCAGGGCGACGTCGATGCCATGGTCTCGGCCCTCGAGGGGTTCGAGTTCGAGGGTCCGAAGGGCACCATGACGGTGCGTGAAGGCGACCACGCGCTCCTGCAGGAGATGTACCAGGCGAAGCTCGTCGCCGACGGCGACTCGTTCGTGGCCGAGTTGGTCGACACCGTCGACGCCGACGCCGTCGCGCCGGCCGAGGCCCAGTGATCGGGCCGGTCTGACACACGATGAGCACCCCTCTCCCGTCCGCGCCCGAGGAACGGACCGCGCGCGGCGCGCGCCTGACGATCGACGGCCTCGGCCTGCGGATCGGCGGCGCGACCATCCTGAAGGACGTCGCCCTCGATGTCGCCGCGGGCTCGCTCGTGGGCGTCATCGGGCCGAACGGCGCCGGCAAGACCACGCTCTTCAACGCGGTCTCCGGGCTCGTCCGGCCGACGTCCGGGCGCATCGCCCTCGACGGACGCGACGTCACGACGGCGTCCGTGCCCGCACGGGCGCGGGCGGGACTGGGGCGCACCTTCCAGACCTCGAGCCTGTTCCCGCGCCTGAGCGTGCTCGAGAACGTCCGCCTGGCCGCACAGGTCGGCTACGGCGGCTCGGCGTCGCTGCTGCGGTTCCCCTCGCGGACGGATGCCGCCACCGAGGCGGCGCTCGCGCACCTCGACGCCGTGGGTCTCACCCACAAGGCGGCGACCGCCGCCGGCGACATCTCGCACGGCGACAAGCGCAAGCTCGAGATCGCGGTGCTGCTGGCGACGGATGCCCGCATCGTGCTCCTCGACGAGCCGATGGCGGGAGTCGCCTCCGGCGACGTCGCCGGCCTCGTCGAGAACATCCGCGCGATGCAGCGTGAGAAGGGATGCACCGTGCTCATGGTCGAGCACCACATCGACGTGCTCATGGGACTGGTCGAGAAGGTCGCCGTGATGTACTTCGGCAGCATCATCGCCTACGACACCCCGCAGCGCGTGATGGACGACCCGATCGTGCAGAGTGCGTACCTGGGCACCGGGACTGCGGCATGAGCGCGAAAGAGCCGATCCTGAGCATCGGCGGGCTCCGCTGCTCGATCGCAGGCCAGCAGGTGGTCGAAGACGTGACGTTCGATGTGCCCGCGACGGGCATCACCGCGGTACTCGGCCGCAACGGCGTGGGCAAGACCTCGACGCTGCGGGGCATCCTGGGCCTCATCGCGAGGCGGGGCGAAGTGATCTTCGCGGGCGAGCGTATCGATGCGCTTCCGACTCACCGCATCGTCCGCCGCGGTGTCGGCTACGTGCCCGAGGACCGGGAAGTGTTCGCGCGGCTCACCGTCGCCGAGAACCTCGCACTCGCCGAACGGCAGCGCAAACCGCGCCGTGACTTCGTCGATGCGCTCTTCCCCGACCTCGTGGCGCGCCGCGACCAGGCCGCCGGCACGCTTTCGGGCGGTCAGCAGCAGATGGTGTCGGTCGCGCGCGCCCTCCTCAACGACAACCGGCTGCTTCTGGTCGACGAGCCGACGAAGGGACTGGCGCCCAAGATCGTGACCGAAGTGGCCGATGCCCTCGCCGAGGCGTCGAAGACCGTGCCCATCCTGCTCGTGGAGCAGAACCTCGAGGTCGTGCGCCGCCTCGCCGACGAGGCGGTCGTGATCGGCGGCGGTCGCGTCGTGCACACCGGGAAGGCCGCCGACATCCTCGCCGACGACGATCTCACCCGGCGCCTCCTCGGCGTCCACGCGGAGGCCCACCGATGAGCACCCTCGTCCTCACCCTGATCATCGGCGTCGGTCTCGGCGCCCTGTACTTCCTCGTCGCGAGCGGCCTGAGCCTCATCTACGGGCTCATGCACGTGCTCAACTTCGCGCACGGCGCATTCCTCACCCTGAGCGCCTTCATCGGCTGGACTGTCGCGCAGGCGCTCGGCACCGACTCCTGGTGGTCGTTCCTGCTGTCGATCCTCGTCGGTGCGGCGGTGGGAGCGGTGTTCGCGACACTCACCGAGCTCGTCCTCATCCGGCCGCTGTACGAGCGGCACATCGAGCAGGTGCTCGTGACGGTCGGACTCTCGTTCGCCGCGGTCGCCCTGTTCGAGGGGATCTGGGGCACCGACCCCATCCACGTGTCGGGTCCGCAGTGGCTCACCCAGACGACCGATGTGCTGGGGGCGAACGTGCCCAACCGCTATTGGGTGCTCATCGTCGCCGCTGCGCTCGTGCTGATGGGGCTCGTGCTGTTCCTCCAGAAGACGCGCTACGGCATGATCATCCGTGCGGGGGTGGAGAACCGCGCGATGGTGACGGCGCTCGGCATCGACGTGCGACGCTCGTTCACCCTGGTTTTCGCGATCGGCGGGGCGGCCGCCGGCATCGGCGGGGTGCTCGCCATGCACGCCAGCACATACGTGTCGGCCCATCTCGGTGCCACCCTGCTGATCTTCGCGTTCATCGTGACCGTCGTCGGAGGCCTCGGCTCGCTCACGGGTGCGGCCATCGCCTCGGTGCTCGTCGCCGTGCTCCAGCAGGTGGCGAACACCTACCTCAACGGCACCGGCGACTTCATCGTCGTGATCCTCCTCGCCCTGGTGCTGCTGCTGCGGCCCTCCGGTCTCCTCGGGAAGAAGGCCTGACATGAAGCGCTTCGTCCCCGCCGGTCTCGGCATCGCCCTCGTGGTCTTCCTGGCGCTGCTGCCGATGCTGAACATCTCTCTTCCCGGCATCCTGCCGACGCCCACCTATCAGCCCGGCACCCTGGCACTGCTGTCGCTGTGCATGGTGTTCGCCGCGCTCGCGCTGTCGTACAACCTGCTGCTCGGCTCTGCCGGGATGCTCTCGTTCGGGCATGCGCTGTACTTCGGGGCGGGCGCCTACGGTCTCGGCATCGCGCTCGAGCACTTCGGGGTGCCGCTCTGGCCCGGTGTGCTCATCGCCCTCCTCGGCGGCATGGTCATCGCCGTCGTCACCGGCGCGGTGTCGATGCGCGTCTCGGGCATCCCGTTCGCGATGGTGACGCTCGCCTTCGCCCAGGCGGGCTCCGTGCTCGTCCGGCGCAACTCGCAGGTCACCGGCGGCGAGGAGGGGCTGAGCCTCGACACCTCGCAGGTGCCTGACGCGCTCGTCGGGGTCGTGAACACCCGCAACCTGTACTGGCTCACCCTCGCGGTGCTCGTCGTGGTCTACCTCGTCACCCTGTGGGTCGATCGGTCGCGCCTCGGCCACCTCGTCCGTGCGACGCGGGAGAACGAGCAGCGCGTGCAGGTGCTGGGGCTCCACCCGTACCGCGTGCGGCTGGTCGTCTTCGTGATCGCCGGCGTGCTCGCGAGCCTGGCAGGAATCGCGTACATGCTGCTGCAGTCCGGCACCGTGCCGCGCGCGGTATCGGCGGATCTCACGATCACCATCCTCGTGATGGTGGTGCTCGGTGGCGTCGGGTTCCGGTGGGGTGCCATCGTTGGCGGTGTGCTCTACACGCTCCTCGATCAGCGACTCACGGTGCTCGCGGGCTCCGAGGCCGTCGCCGGTCTTCCCGAGCTGCTCCGCGTGCCGCTGTCGGAGCCGCTCTTCATCCTCGGAGTGCTCTTCATCGTGGTGGTCATGTTCCTCCCCGGCGGCATCGCCGGGACCATCGACGCCTGGATGCGCCGCCGCCGCGGCGATCGCGCCCACGGGGCTCTGGATAGCCTCGACGACGTCGCCGTGCAGACGGATGCTCCGATCGAGGTGCGCACATGACGGCGGAGTTCGCCCTCGACGACGAGCCGCACACGGTCGGACGGTGGCTCACCGACCGGGCCGAGGGGAGCCCCGGGAGGATCGCGGTGGACGACCGCGGCGTCACCACCGACTACGCCGCGCTCGCGGCGCGGGCGGTCGAGCTCGCCGAGGGACTTCGCGCGGCGGGCTACGGCCCCGGCCACCGCATCGCCACGGTCTCGGGCAATTCCACCGACCACGTGGTGGCGTTCTTCGCGTGCGCGATGACAGGGGTCGCGTTCGTACCCCTGTCGTGGCGGCTCACGCCGCGCGAACTCGCCGACCTGCTCGTGCGAGCAGCTCCCGCCCTCGTACTCGTCGAGGACGACTACGCCGCGCTCGCCGGTGAGGCGCTGCCGGCCTGCAGCCCTGTCCCGACCGTGGCCGTCCTCGGCACGACGGGGGTCGAGGCATCCGTGCCGCGTGCGGCACAGCCGGTCGCCACCCGGCACGTGCGCGACGACGACCCGCTGCTGGTGATCTTCACATCGGGGAGCGAAGCGGCGCCGAAGGGCGTCGTGCTGACCCACGCGAACTGCTTCTGGAACAACCTCGCCCTCGCCCAGGCGCAGCCCCTCACCGCAGACGACGTGGTGCTGGCCATGCTGCCGCAGTTCCACGTCGCGGCCTGGAACTGCCAGCCGCTGCTCGCGTGGTGGACCGGCGCGGCCGTTGTGCTCGAGCGCACGTTCCAGCCCGAGCGCGCCCTGCAGCTCATCGAGGAGCGGGGCGTGACGGCGATGATGGGCGTGCCGACCCAGTACGCGCTGCTGGCCGCCGACCGGCGCTGGCCCGACGCCGACCTGGGTTCGCTCCGGGTCGCGCTCGTGGGCGGGGCCACCACCCCCGACGACGTGAGCGCGGCGTGGGAGCGGCGCGGCGTCGCCCTCACGCAGGGCTATGGGCTGACCGAGGCTGCGCCGAACGTGCTGTACCGCGGTCGTCCGTACCCGCACGTGACGACGGCGGTCGTGGAGCCCGATACGGGGCTGG is a window of Microbacterium terrae DNA encoding:
- a CDS encoding inositol monophosphatase family protein → MTSPTAPAPSDAPFGEDLSADLALALRLADAADAAAMARFDAADLEVSTKADATHVTEADLATERALRSLLEAERPHDSVFGEEFGVSGESNRQWIIDPIDGTANYLKGIPMWTTLIALSIDGVPRVGVASQPAIGRRWWAAEGLGAWTNTPSGGSRRLAVSAVDTLDASSISFQSIEQWDMVGRVDDLLRVSRAVWRDRGYGDAWPYMLLAEGRLEFVAEFGVKEYDIAALVPIVREAGGRFTDIDGVDTISTRSSLATNGILHDDYLALLRTD
- a CDS encoding MFS transporter, yielding MSAATGASVWRQPSQVWAVAFACVVAFMGIGLVDPILPAIAESLEASAVQTELLFTSYLLVTGLAMLVTSWISSRIGAKATLLIGLALIVVFALLCALSGSVDAIIGFRAGWGLGNALFISTALATIVGAASGGSGAAIVLYEAALGLGIAIGPLLGGILGEVSWRGPFFGVVALMAIAFVAVLVLLRTPNEKRTPTPLSAPLRALRHPTLAILAITALFYNIGFFVLLAFSPFPLGFGALGIGLTFFGWGVALAVTSVWVAPLLLRRFTRTGVMIAVLPLLAADLIAAGVFVWSPAALVAFIVVGGLLLGVMNTVLTESVMEATDEPRAVASSAYSAVRFLGGAAAPPLAALLWHAFGPTVPYLFAAVAVILAAATLVIGRSRLARIDARDADAADEAAAILVGDAA
- a CDS encoding MarR family winged helix-turn-helix transcriptional regulator codes for the protein MTHDEDIETLIVAAHALTRIAALETTSDTPAAQWRTLTILRDHGALRVGELARLSRVTQPGMTRLVRQMHAAGLVEKATDAADSRASVVAATPLGLEALQTWLLRLTAALSPHFDDLEPTEWDALRITAGVLARKTSLVVEVAE
- a CDS encoding substrate-binding domain-containing protein → MRVTKKLLLGSVVATAALVLAACAPQTDAPSGGDSGDAGPAEITVGVVTSETGPLAGYGKQYLDAFRAGLDYVTDGTGEVGGTAITVEYRDDAGDPDKAVTVVKELIGSGVNIIAGTASSGVALAVAEQAEQNEVLYIAGPAAADAITGINDYTFRSGRQSAQDVATAGTFLDDIEGKKITVFAQDTAFGQGNAAAVEAILGAQGATVDSVLVAEDVTEFTPFAQQVLTGAPDLVFVAWAGATSGAMWQAMSQQGVLDAIPVVTGLGDAATFGAYGEASEKIDFLNHYFPGAADNEVNTAMIEAIEAAGGTADLFSPDGFNAAIMIAHAVEEGQGDVDAMVSALEGFEFEGPKGTMTVREGDHALLQEMYQAKLVADGDSFVAELVDTVDADAVAPAEAQ
- a CDS encoding ABC transporter ATP-binding protein; the protein is MSTPLPSAPEERTARGARLTIDGLGLRIGGATILKDVALDVAAGSLVGVIGPNGAGKTTLFNAVSGLVRPTSGRIALDGRDVTTASVPARARAGLGRTFQTSSLFPRLSVLENVRLAAQVGYGGSASLLRFPSRTDAATEAALAHLDAVGLTHKAATAAGDISHGDKRKLEIAVLLATDARIVLLDEPMAGVASGDVAGLVENIRAMQREKGCTVLMVEHHIDVLMGLVEKVAVMYFGSIIAYDTPQRVMDDPIVQSAYLGTGTAA
- a CDS encoding ABC transporter ATP-binding protein, whose protein sequence is MSAKEPILSIGGLRCSIAGQQVVEDVTFDVPATGITAVLGRNGVGKTSTLRGILGLIARRGEVIFAGERIDALPTHRIVRRGVGYVPEDREVFARLTVAENLALAERQRKPRRDFVDALFPDLVARRDQAAGTLSGGQQQMVSVARALLNDNRLLLVDEPTKGLAPKIVTEVADALAEASKTVPILLVEQNLEVVRRLADEAVVIGGGRVVHTGKAADILADDDLTRRLLGVHAEAHR
- a CDS encoding branched-chain amino acid ABC transporter permease, encoding MSTLVLTLIIGVGLGALYFLVASGLSLIYGLMHVLNFAHGAFLTLSAFIGWTVAQALGTDSWWSFLLSILVGAAVGAVFATLTELVLIRPLYERHIEQVLVTVGLSFAAVALFEGIWGTDPIHVSGPQWLTQTTDVLGANVPNRYWVLIVAAALVLMGLVLFLQKTRYGMIIRAGVENRAMVTALGIDVRRSFTLVFAIGGAAAGIGGVLAMHASTYVSAHLGATLLIFAFIVTVVGGLGSLTGAAIASVLVAVLQQVANTYLNGTGDFIVVILLALVLLLRPSGLLGKKA
- a CDS encoding branched-chain amino acid ABC transporter permease, coding for MKRFVPAGLGIALVVFLALLPMLNISLPGILPTPTYQPGTLALLSLCMVFAALALSYNLLLGSAGMLSFGHALYFGAGAYGLGIALEHFGVPLWPGVLIALLGGMVIAVVTGAVSMRVSGIPFAMVTLAFAQAGSVLVRRNSQVTGGEEGLSLDTSQVPDALVGVVNTRNLYWLTLAVLVVVYLVTLWVDRSRLGHLVRATRENEQRVQVLGLHPYRVRLVVFVIAGVLASLAGIAYMLLQSGTVPRAVSADLTITILVMVVLGGVGFRWGAIVGGVLYTLLDQRLTVLAGSEAVAGLPELLRVPLSEPLFILGVLFIVVVMFLPGGIAGTIDAWMRRRRGDRAHGALDSLDDVAVQTDAPIEVRT
- a CDS encoding class I adenylate-forming enzyme family protein codes for the protein MTAEFALDDEPHTVGRWLTDRAEGSPGRIAVDDRGVTTDYAALAARAVELAEGLRAAGYGPGHRIATVSGNSTDHVVAFFACAMTGVAFVPLSWRLTPRELADLLVRAAPALVLVEDDYAALAGEALPACSPVPTVAVLGTTGVEASVPRAAQPVATRHVRDDDPLLVIFTSGSEAAPKGVVLTHANCFWNNLALAQAQPLTADDVVLAMLPQFHVAAWNCQPLLAWWTGAAVVLERTFQPERALQLIEERGVTAMMGVPTQYALLAADRRWPDADLGSLRVALVGGATTPDDVSAAWERRGVALTQGYGLTEAAPNVLYRGRPYPHVTTAVVEPDTGLALEGEATGELWVRGPSVFAGYLGDDAATVRAMRDGWLRTGDLVHRSADGRHRVVDRLKDIFISGGENVAPAEVEAALMLHPLIEAAAVVGAPDPVWGERGVAFVVAAPGAPVSVDEVLAHARHNLAGYKVPVHVEFVEALPRSTFEKLARSRLRDRARRLREGVTA